DNA from Leptolyngbya sp. FACHB-261:
TATTGGCTAGAAAATCGCTCTTAGCCTGGTTGGCTTTTTCGGCCTGGATTGCTGCTTCGCGTAGGGCCGTCTGCGAAGATTCCAAAGCAGCCAGTAATAAACTATGCCGTAATTCCTGTGCCGCTTCGATTTCTAGAGATTCCCAGGGCAGAGAGTGGTCTCGAACCAGTTCTCTCCAGACCTCAAATGAGCCTCTAGGCGAGAGCCGCACAGTCCCTTCTGGCGTGACGGATACAGCCTCGCTGGGATTGCCAGCCCAGCTGACTGTGTAGCTTTGCTCAGGTCGGAACCAAATGATGTGATAGGAGGTTTGCCTAACGACGATCGAGATGGCTAAAATCCCACTGGCTTCGATTTTGAGGTGCTCTGCTTTTGGATATTGCTCAACCAGGCTATCGGTATAAAAGATCTCCTGTTTTTGGGCTAGTAACCAAGTGAGGAGGTCTTGGATTTGTTCTTTGTCAGGGGTTTGCCCGACTAGGATGAGTTGGCTGCCTAAGGCAATTGCTACGCCTTGGGCTCGCACTAGATTTAGGAGAGCATCTTTATTGCGTTTGAGGACGGTTTCGACTCGGTCTGGATACTTCAACAGATCTTGCCTGAACCCTTCTCCAATTTGCCTAATTTGTTCGCGGTAGCCTTGTAATTCTCGCTCTTGCTGCAAGACAAATTCTACAGAGATTAATTGGCCCAGGAGTTCGCATACTCTTCGGGTTTCATAGCCAATCAGCCTGGGCGTGTAGTGATGGCAAGCGATTAAGCCCCACAGCTGATTTTGATCGATTAAGGGAATGGATAGGGAGGCGGAGACGCCCATGTTGCGCAAGTATTCGAGATGGCAGGGTGAGACACCTCGCAATCCGGATTGGCTTAGATCAAGGGGGAAGTTAGCCTCTTCAGTTGAGAGTAGATTGACAGGCTGATGATTCACATCAGGAATCATGCGCAGCCATTTTCGGGTGAATAAGCTTCTGGCTACAGGAGGGATATCAGCGGCAGGATAGCGCAGTCCCATATAACTCTCTAGCCCAGAGCTGAGTTCTTCTGCTACCACAGTGCCGCTATGGTCAGCATCAAAGCGGTAGATCATAACCCGATCAAATTCAATTATTTTACGAACTTCTCTTGCTGCATTTTGAAATAGTTGTGCGAGTGTAGAGGCTTGTTTAATGTTAATAATAGCGGGTCTTAAGCGGTCATAAAATTTGTTTAATTGAGAGCATTGTAGCGATGGTAGGGGTTCCAATTCAAGGATCAGGGCTTCAGCAGACTGATGCACACAGGCTAAGAAGGTTTCAGCTTGAGTGCGCGGCTGATCAAAGTGCTGTTGGGGCTTTAGGGTGACTGGGAAGGGATTGGAGGTCTCAGACTCTTCTGCTAGTGCTGCGGTGATGTCTTGAACGGTTGTTTCAGCAAAAACCTGCGTTAGCCTCTGACCCAGTAAAGATTCTGGTGCAAGCCCCAAATATTCCTGAGTGTTCTGGCTGAGCTGCACAATTCTAAGATCTGGTTGTTGCAGCGCTAGGAGCACACCGTGAGGCTGGATCTGGCCAATGATATGGAGCGGCTCGCGGTCGTCCATTGCTAGACCAATCAGCTCAGAGGTAACTTGCTTCAGAGGCTTCATAACGAGGGTTGGAGTGATGTCCCGTTTAATATGCCCTTCCAGGGCTGCCAACGCACGGTTCTGACAGCAAATTTGACTGTTCCTACAGCAAGGTCAGTGGCATAGCAGCTAAAGCTTAGTAGCGATCAATACCTTTAGGGTGCTGATGCCTAAGTTAGACGCTTGGCATAGAGGCTGTTAGCGAAATGAGAAACCCGACGATGAAGCGCGATACTTGTTTGGGATCAAGAAGAAGGCTCTGCTTGGTAGCTCAGTTGACAATTAGAGGTGATGCTCTCTATTAGCTTCTTATATTAAGACATGCCTTGTGCTTAGTAGCAGATTCATTCCATGTACTCATCAAAATCTTCTAAAGGCCTGTCAAAATAGAAGCTATTTAAATTAAGCCTTTAGCACTACCACTTTGACGACGCTTGCCGGATAGAATAAAGCATACTAGTTTTAGAATCGTTGATTGTTCTGCGTGCTCATAACGTCATCGCCGCTCAGTGCAGCTTGGAACAATCTTTGCCATTGATTTTTTGCTCGGTCAATCTCGACTTGGTGCATTGCCACTCAGTTAGAGGATTACATGGTGAATCTAGTCTATTGCAGCAAGGAATAGCCGTCTGGGATCTTGAGGCTACCCTGTAGCGCATCCTCAATTGCCAATTTAGCGCCCGATATTGGGATTGGCCTTTTTTGGGTGAGGGCTCTCATGAAGTGTATTGAGCCATTTGCCATAGCTCGTCAATGAGCATGCTTTACAATTGAGACAATGTACAGCTTTGCGATAGCTATGGACAGAATTGCAGTTGACTCTCAAATTCATTTCGGCAAGCCCTGCATTGCAGGTACACGTATTACTGTGCATAGCGTTCTCCAATTACTAACGGAAGGACTTTCGTTTGAAGAAATCATTCGGGACTATTATCCAGACATTCAAGTTGAGGACATTCGAGCCTGTCTGCGGTACGCAATGGCGTTGGTGACGGCTGAAGACATTCACCTTGCATCGGCTTAATGATGAAACTTCTCCTTGACCAGGATGTTTATGCCCTGACAGCGAGATTTTTAGTTGATGCTGGATATGATGTACTCCTGGCTGCTCAACTTGGTCTTTCACGAGCAACTGATGAGGAGATATTGAAAACAGCCCAGGATCAGAACCGGCTTCTTATCACTCGTGACCGAGATTATGGCAACCTCGTTTTCGTTAAGGCAATGGGTACTGGTGTTATTTACCTTAGGGTGCTGCCCGATAACATTGATAGAGTTCATCATGAACTAATACGGGTTTTGAAAACCTACACTGCGGAGGAATTATCAAGAGCATTTGTGGTTGTAGAGTCAGATGGATACAGATTTAGAAAGCTGGTCTCATAGGTTCTATAGTTTTAGCCGCAGTAGCCAATAAGGGCCTTAGGGTATTAGAACTTAGAAGTTGATTCAGAGTTGGGTCGCGGTCCTTACAACATCTTGTTTAGGGCAACAGAGTCTTGAGTGACAAACAATTTTTCGGCTACCCGCTTGACTCCAGCGTCCAGTGCCTGGTATGTTCCGTCACAGGTCACTGGACCCCTAGCGTCCCCCAAAGTCTTGTACGAACTTTGGGGAACTAACCGCCGGGTTGTGAATTTGACAACCTGGCGGCTAGGGGGCAGTTTAGCACCTGCCTTTATTGGCCCTGCATAAGGGTCAAAGGCTTCTATTGCCCTCAAGAATTGGAGTTTTTGCTATGCACCTGACTCGGGTGTTGCAGCCGCAGCTTTGCATTTCCTTAGCTCAAGTCGCGCAGTTTCTAGGCATCTCTCCGGCCCTGATCTGCCGCATCGAACACTGGGCACAAATCCTCTTCGTGCATCGCGCCGACCGAGGCGGCCTGTTCCTCAGCTATCGCAAATTTGCCGCTTGGGTCGAAGCCTGCGCCCAAACCATTCGCGTCTGCACCGATCTGCACCTACTCGAATGGCTAGGCGAAGTGATCAAAGCCGAACTTCAGCGCTTTCAATACCCCGAAACTACGCTCAACTACTGGCGACAACTCTGGAGCCAGCAACACTACAAGCTGCGGCTGCAAACCGCCTGACCTGCTCCCTGACCGGCATTCCAGTCCCCAACTTTTTGCCCATCCCCCATGACTTCCCAGCTCCGTCTGCGTCTAGCCGACCACATCGTCCGCCGACTGCAACTGCCCGCCCTGCTCAAGCTGATGCTGCTGGTGATTGCCAACTACATCGAGCCTAACGGCAGCCAGTCCCGCGTCACGCTCGACCTGCTCAGCTGCAACAGCAACCTCGACGCCGACCAACTGAAACTGCTCCTGGTCAGCCTCGAAGCCCGCGACTTGGTTCGCAAAGTCACCGTCCATCCCGAAGGTGGTGGCCCAAGCGTATCGCTCTACAGCCTGTCGCCTAGCTTGCTCCGCGTCGTGCAGAACAGCGACGGCGCTTGAACTCATTTGAACGCCGCCGACATCACCAACGTCACCCGGTACATTGACACCTTGCGCTACTCGCAATAGACATGCAACCACTCACCAGTGCAATGTCGCTCAGTGCATTAGCAATGTCACTGCCTACATTGGCAATGTCAGCGCTTGCAGAAACTATGGGCGCTCCTCACATTCGTCTTGTCACTGCTCCGATCTCGAATGCAGGCCGATGCATTCGTATTGCAGCCCATTGCAGCCGCTGGACCCAAAGAAAAGAGGCTGGTTCGCCAGCCTCTTTATCATCCCCCCTTAACCACGTGCTTTTTACAACAGACCGCGTGAGCGCTGGTAATCTCGAATCAGAATGGCGTTGCGTAACTCGGTTGACGACAGCACCGACATGGGGAACTCCCCAGGTGAGTAGCGAGGCTGATACCAGCTCTGGCGCTTGAAGTAGCTCTGCAACTGCGGGTCGGTAAACTGACGACCGTGACGAGCGTAGATCTCATTGCGCATCAGGCTCAGTTGCCAAGCACTCCGCCCCGACAAATCACTAAGCGTGAGCGGACGCGTCAAGCTACCGCTCGGCACAGGCTGCGCTGCTGCGGACGTGCCACCTGAATTGTTAGGCGGCAAGTTGCCACCGGAGCCATTAGCACTGGCCATACTAGGCCGTGGTGTTGAATCCAACTGCGGCGTGGTGCGAACCGGTCTAGGTGCCGTTGCTGTTGCCGAGTTTGAGGCGGGAGCTTGAGGCGCTCCTGCCTGTGAGCCTGCCTGAGTTCCACCTAGAGCAGCAGCACCGTTGGTGGCACCATTGGAGGCCGTGCCAGGGGAATTAGAGCTGGGAGCATTACCCAAACCGCTATCCGAGCCAGAGCTGCCACTATTGTCAGGCGCGGCATTAGCACCATCCTCAGAGCCAAGGTCTGGTTGTCCACCTTCCAAATCACCGGAGTCAGGCAACTGGTTGTTAGGAGTCACAGGCGCAGTAGGCGCAGGTGCAGATGGCGCTGCGGGCGTCACTGGTGAAGCTGGATTCACTGGCAACGGACGCGAAGCCGAAGGCACAGTAGGCGAGGGCAGGCGCAGATTGGGCTCCGCCACAAAGGGATTGGGCGATATCGGTGGCGGCGGCATCGGTGCCGCTGCCATCGAACTTGGAGGCTCGGGCAGTGGCGGTGCAGACTGCGTTTTCAAGACATCCTTCAGCCGAGCCATCGAGTCGGTCAGGCCACCGGTTGCTGACATCTGTGTGCCTGCACCTATTGGCGGCACCGGCCCAGGTGCGACGGCACTGGTTTCTGGCGGGCTGCCCTCAGGCGCAGTGGCGATCTCCGGTTCCCCGTTTGCAGGCGCAGTCGTCTGGTCGGGATTTACAGCGGTTGCTTGTCCCTCACCGCCCAGATTGGGTGCAGGCTGCTGGTCAGACATCAACATCCACGACCAAACCCCCGCTCCCGCGAACAGCAGCGAAGCCGCCCCCACACTGGTCACCAAATCGCCAGCAAAGCGCCGCCGCGAAGGACTCGGTTCGGCATACAGTTCGTCTTGCAGATGAGGTTGGACTTCTGGGCTGTAGAAATCCGGCACCTGCTCCGCATCCACTTCCACCGAGTGCAGGCGAATGGCGTTGAAGAAATCCTGCTCTTCTGGCGTTGGCTTGCGGTAGGGTGGCTGAGCCTGAGCGCCCACACTGCTGGGCGGCGTAAACCCTGGGTTGAAGCCAACTGCCGGTGCATCTGATTGCAAGTTGGACTGAGAATTGGACAGCGTCAGTGGCGCTGGGTCCAAGTGGTCCAGTCTGAGACTGAAGATCGGATCCGAGGCCGAGCTGCGCTCCATAGACGCAGTGTCGTCTAGCCTTGGCCCTTTGCCTAAGCCGTTACTTGAGCCATTGCGGGAGGCAAAACCGTTAGCTCGTTGAGCCTTAGACTGACGCGCTGCCGCTTGATCCAGTTGTTGCAGCAGCGCATCCACCACGGCATCCGGCGGCTGGTCTTCGTCCTGAAAGAAGTTAGGTGGCAGCGGCGGCACCGGGGGAGCCGGTTTGGCGGGAGTCGTTTGGTTGACCTGATTAAGCCAGGCTTCGACCACATCCTCTAGAGGTTCTGGCGGTTCCCCATTGGTCTGAGCCGCTGAGCTGGCAGTCGGCGGTTGCAGATAAACAGTCGCCTCATCATCCGGTGTCAGCTTAAAAGTTGCCTCTGCACTGGGCTGATGCAGAGGCGTAGACAGATTGTTAGCTGGGAAGCCCACTTCTGTGTCTACGTCTGCATGGGATGAGAGGTCAAACGCTGACTCCGCCCGTGGACTGGCGGCAACCGGCACCGAGCTAGACTCAGGCAAATCGTAGGGTGCAAAGCCAGCTTCTGTATCTACATCAGCTTCTTCATCGGCTTCATCGGCACCGGCCTGCTTAGGCATCGAGCCGTTCACTGACCCATTGGCATGCACAGGCACTTGAGCCGCGAAATCAGGCGCTGCCTCTGCGGCCACATCGTAAGTGACAGCTGAGGCCGCGCTGACTTGAGGCGTGGTCCATTCAGCAGGGTCGAGCTGGTCGAGTGCTTCTAAAACGCTTTGGACAGTGGGAAAGCGATCGCCAGGTTGGGGAGCCAACAGCTGCTCTAGCAGCCGCAGCAGACCAGCGCTAATCGGTTCGCGGTTGCTGCTGAGGTCCAGACTTTGCTGCCAGGTCATGTTCAGCGTGGTTGGCAGCGGCGTCAGCAGGGGCGCTTGATAAAACAGTTCCTCGGGCGGTTGGCCGGTCAGCAGTTGCAGGGCAATCACCCCCACTGCATAGAGGTCACTGTGGCAAAAGGCACGACCCGTTTGCATCTGATCCAGCGGCGCGTAGCTGGGGATGAGGGCATGACCACCGGGTTCATCTAACACCGAAGATTGCAGGCGGCGCAACGCCTCTGCAAACACGCCGAAGTCGCTAAGCAACGGCTGGTGGGAGCTGCTGTGCAGCAAAATGCTGTTGGGTGTCAGGTTGCGGTGGATGATGCCTGACTGATGCAACGGCAGCAGCACCGCCAGAATGTCCCGCATCAGCCCGACCACCTCTGGCTCGGCTAAGTGAGGCAAGCGATGGGGCTGAGTCTGCTCAAACTGGTTGGCTATACGGTCGCGCCAGTGGCCCCGTTCTTGCTGGCTGAGCAGGTTTAGGAGAGGCTCAGCATCGGGGTGTGCCTGCACCAGAAACAGTCGGTCCTGCTCTGTAAAAGCCGCAACTGGCTTCAGAATCTGAGGATGATCGAGCCCTCGCAAGTCAGCAATGGCATCTTCAAAGGCTTCCAGGCAGTGCTCCAGCACATACACCCCCGGATTGCGGGGCGTGAACTCCTGGAGTTCAACCAACTGCTCGCCATCTTCGAGGTCCACCGCCAGATACAGACGACTATTGGTCGCTTGACGGAGGAGGCTCTGAATGCGAAAGCGCTTATGCAGCAGGGTGTCGACAGCCAGATCGGCAGTGAGCAGGCAGGGGGACGTCATAGACTGTTCCTCAGTCTCCAAAAGCGCAACGGGTAGAAGTTGGCACTGCTTATCCCTACAGCAAAGTTCGGTTGCGACCGGAAAATACTCAGCTCGGCTTTAGCGAACTCAGCCTTAAGTCAGTTGATCTGTGCCTGCACCCAGACCAGAAAAACCCGTCCAGTCCCAGAACTCTGGGCAAGACGGGTCAGAAGTTATCCACTCAGGAGCTAACGAATTCGTCAGCGAGCACTGACATCCAACGAGAAGTCACCAGCTCCTGCACCCACAACGTCAATCGAGTAAGTGCCGCCCGTTGGCACCTGCGCTTGCCACTGCGACAAGCCCTCAGCATCTTCAACGACACGACCATCAGGATAGCGAATAGTGAACTGGGCATTGCCGCTGACCCTCGTTACAGTCAGCGTTTGGTTCTCTTGCACGGTGATCGGGTAGCGCAGCACCGTGCCCGCCGGAGCCTGATCGGAAACCGTCGTGCTGGTCTCGCCATTGCCGAACTGAATCGGAGCGCGCTCCTGGACCTGGGGTTCAGCTTGCGTAGGGCTAGGCGATGGCGCCGTGGTCGGGGCAGCGGTGGGGGCTGGCTGCAAGTCAACGGTCAGGTTATAACTGCCTCGGTCAATACCCTCTGCCGTTTTTAGCTCAATCGAATAGTCATCTTTGTAGGGCACTTCGCCATCCCAGGCCGAGACACCCGTAGCGTTCTGATCCAGCGGATTGCCGTTGGAATCCAGCACGCTCATGACAATGCCCCGACTGCCTTGGAGCCGAACACTGAGACGCTCACCCTGTCCAGCTGAGAGCACGTAGGCCAGAGTCTGATTGCCAGCGAGGTTACCCGACTGCTGAACTGTAGTCCCCGGATTGATACCCAGGCGCACTTCTTCGCGGGTGGGTTCGGGGTTGGTCGTGGGGGCGTCAGCGGTTGCCAAGGGAGTCGGTGCTGGGGTTGAGGCCAGCGGCGTGGGAGTGCTGGTAAAGACCGGCGTGGGGCTCACTGTGGTCTGCGGCTGATCGGAGTCTCCCCGCAGCAACAAGCTGACCACGGCCCAGGAGCCAAAGCCAGTCACCAACATCAAGCCCACAATTACCAGAGCTGGAAACCAGGGCTTGTCCCAAATTGATTCGGGAGGCGCGGCGTTGACCGCTGGAATCGCCATTGTGGGTCGGGGACGGGCGGCGGGTCCAACGGGCGGCGCCACATTAGTATCAGGTGGACGTCCTACTGCCATGGTTGCCACCCGCGACAGATTAGGGTCAGGTTGGCTGGACTGCAAACTCATCAGCGCTTGCGAGGCTTCATCGGCAGTCTGATAGCGGTCACCTGGTTTGTAGGCCAGCATGCGGTTGAGCACCTGCGCCAGACCAGGACTCACCGGCTGGGACAAGTAGCGTTGCCACTGCCAGGTGAGGCTTTCATCATCAAATAAATCTTGAGGTTCGTGTCCGCTCAGCAATACGACTGCTGTCGCCGCCAGCGAGTAAAGGTCACTGCTGGGGTAGGCTCGACCGGTTTGCAACTGCTCACTGGGCGCGTAACCCAACTTACCTACCATCGTGGCTTGATGACCCTGATCGCCCTGAAAGCGAGTGGCAGCTTCTTTGACCACGCCGAAGTCGATTAGGACAGGCTTGCTGTCGCTGCTGCGCAGAATCAGGTTATCGGGAGCAATGTCGCGGTGAATAATGTTTTTGCCGTGGATGTAGCTTAGTACCGGCATCACTTGGGCCAGCAGCCGAATAATTTCCTCTTCGCTGAAGGTTTGCCCCTGGAGCTTGCGCTCGTTGAGCAAAGCACGATAGGTTTTGCCGTCGATGTAATCCTGCACTAGGAAAAAGCGTCCGCCTTCTTCGAAGGTGGCGCGGAACTGAGGCACCTGGGGATGCTGAAGCTGGTAGAGGGTGCTAGCTTCACGGCCAAACAGCTCGCGTGCCTTGTCCATCACAGTCTCACCCCGCTGGATCGGGATGAATTCTTTCAAAGCACAAGCTTCGTTAAAGCGTCCTTGATCCTCCGTCAGGTAGGTCCGCCCAAAGCCTCCCTGCCCTAGAACACGGGTAATACGGTAACGATTGGATAGGACGGTGCCAGGGGGAAGAGGAGGCTGCATAGGGAAACTCGTACAGCGAAGGGCTGAATCGGTAGACGGGTTAGGAACACTACAGACAGATCTAAACAGCCAACCGCGAGACTAATCGGGATAAAACTGGATAGAACTAACATATTGCTTAACCTAGCCGGTT
Protein-coding regions in this window:
- a CDS encoding YARHG domain-containing protein encodes the protein MTSPCLLTADLAVDTLLHKRFRIQSLLRQATNSRLYLAVDLEDGEQLVELQEFTPRNPGVYVLEHCLEAFEDAIADLRGLDHPQILKPVAAFTEQDRLFLVQAHPDAEPLLNLLSQQERGHWRDRIANQFEQTQPHRLPHLAEPEVVGLMRDILAVLLPLHQSGIIHRNLTPNSILLHSSSHQPLLSDFGVFAEALRRLQSSVLDEPGGHALIPSYAPLDQMQTGRAFCHSDLYAVGVIALQLLTGQPPEELFYQAPLLTPLPTTLNMTWQQSLDLSSNREPISAGLLRLLEQLLAPQPGDRFPTVQSVLEALDQLDPAEWTTPQVSAASAVTYDVAAEAAPDFAAQVPVHANGSVNGSMPKQAGADEADEEADVDTEAGFAPYDLPESSSVPVAASPRAESAFDLSSHADVDTEVGFPANNLSTPLHQPSAEATFKLTPDDEATVYLQPPTASSAAQTNGEPPEPLEDVVEAWLNQVNQTTPAKPAPPVPPLPPNFFQDEDQPPDAVVDALLQQLDQAAARQSKAQRANGFASRNGSSNGLGKGPRLDDTASMERSSASDPIFSLRLDHLDPAPLTLSNSQSNLQSDAPAVGFNPGFTPPSSVGAQAQPPYRKPTPEEQDFFNAIRLHSVEVDAEQVPDFYSPEVQPHLQDELYAEPSPSRRRFAGDLVTSVGAASLLFAGAGVWSWMLMSDQQPAPNLGGEGQATAVNPDQTTAPANGEPEIATAPEGSPPETSAVAPGPVPPIGAGTQMSATGGLTDSMARLKDVLKTQSAPPLPEPPSSMAAAPMPPPPISPNPFVAEPNLRLPSPTVPSASRPLPVNPASPVTPAAPSAPAPTAPVTPNNQLPDSGDLEGGQPDLGSEDGANAAPDNSGSSGSDSGLGNAPSSNSPGTASNGATNGAAALGGTQAGSQAGAPQAPASNSATATAPRPVRTTPQLDSTPRPSMASANGSGGNLPPNNSGGTSAAAQPVPSGSLTRPLTLSDLSGRSAWQLSLMRNEIYARHGRQFTDPQLQSYFKRQSWYQPRYSPGEFPMSVLSSTELRNAILIRDYQRSRGLL
- a CDS encoding serine/threonine-protein kinase, with amino-acid sequence MQPPLPPGTVLSNRYRITRVLGQGGFGRTYLTEDQGRFNEACALKEFIPIQRGETVMDKARELFGREASTLYQLQHPQVPQFRATFEEGGRFFLVQDYIDGKTYRALLNERKLQGQTFSEEEIIRLLAQVMPVLSYIHGKNIIHRDIAPDNLILRSSDSKPVLIDFGVVKEAATRFQGDQGHQATMVGKLGYAPSEQLQTGRAYPSSDLYSLAATAVVLLSGHEPQDLFDDESLTWQWQRYLSQPVSPGLAQVLNRMLAYKPGDRYQTADEASQALMSLQSSQPDPNLSRVATMAVGRPPDTNVAPPVGPAARPRPTMAIPAVNAAPPESIWDKPWFPALVIVGLMLVTGFGSWAVVSLLLRGDSDQPQTTVSPTPVFTSTPTPLASTPAPTPLATADAPTTNPEPTREEVRLGINPGTTVQQSGNLAGNQTLAYVLSAGQGERLSVRLQGSRGIVMSVLDSNGNPLDQNATGVSAWDGEVPYKDDYSIELKTAEGIDRGSYNLTVDLQPAPTAAPTTAPSPSPTQAEPQVQERAPIQFGNGETSTTVSDQAPAGTVLRYPITVQENQTLTVTRVSGNAQFTIRYPDGRVVEDAEGLSQWQAQVPTGGTYSIDVVGAGAGDFSLDVSAR
- a CDS encoding DUF5615 family PIN-like protein, with the translated sequence MMKLLLDQDVYALTARFLVDAGYDVLLAAQLGLSRATDEEILKTAQDQNRLLITRDRDYGNLVFVKAMGTGVIYLRVLPDNIDRVHHELIRVLKTYTAEELSRAFVVVESDGYRFRKLVS
- a CDS encoding ATP-binding protein yields the protein MKPLKQVTSELIGLAMDDREPLHIIGQIQPHGVLLALQQPDLRIVQLSQNTQEYLGLAPESLLGQRLTQVFAETTVQDITAALAEESETSNPFPVTLKPQQHFDQPRTQAETFLACVHQSAEALILELEPLPSLQCSQLNKFYDRLRPAIINIKQASTLAQLFQNAAREVRKIIEFDRVMIYRFDADHSGTVVAEELSSGLESYMGLRYPAADIPPVARSLFTRKWLRMIPDVNHQPVNLLSTEEANFPLDLSQSGLRGVSPCHLEYLRNMGVSASLSIPLIDQNQLWGLIACHHYTPRLIGYETRRVCELLGQLISVEFVLQQERELQGYREQIRQIGEGFRQDLLKYPDRVETVLKRNKDALLNLVRAQGVAIALGSQLILVGQTPDKEQIQDLLTWLLAQKQEIFYTDSLVEQYPKAEHLKIEASGILAISIVVRQTSYHIIWFRPEQSYTVSWAGNPSEAVSVTPEGTVRLSPRGSFEVWRELVRDHSLPWESLEIEAAQELRHSLLLAALESSQTALREAAIQAEKANQAKSDFLANMSHEIRTPMNAILGFTQLLETTALDPEQQGYIHSISHGGESLLAIINDILDLSKLEAGELKLNSVKFAPRSVIKNLINLFQPQAEAKGLLLTTVIAPEIPQWLIGPVDRLQQVLTNLIRNAIKFTAVGKVVLRIEKLDESEEGAVLHFSVQDTGIGLAPEDQTRVFEPFTQVEASATRQYEGTGLGLTICRKIVNLMGGKIGVKSDLGQGSTFWFTALLERAEAQAKEPAAQAASVSHAAVPSARILVVEDTPLNQMLTMKMLQTLGYQADAVSDGQKALERLAEQSYDIILMDCQMPVLDGYEATRQLRQRQSQEHRTIVIGVTAYAMVGDQEKCLAAGMDDYLSKPIKMKDLNAHLERWLQPTQRV
- a CDS encoding DUF433 domain-containing protein — translated: MDRIAVDSQIHFGKPCIAGTRITVHSVLQLLTEGLSFEEIIRDYYPDIQVEDIRACLRYAMALVTAEDIHLASA